The following coding sequences lie in one Rutidosis leptorrhynchoides isolate AG116_Rl617_1_P2 chromosome 4, CSIRO_AGI_Rlap_v1, whole genome shotgun sequence genomic window:
- the LOC139845540 gene encoding TPR repeat-containing thioredoxin TTL1-like, with translation MSDSGTTSNKPISNLGFDNNNNATTTLSDRFRKSLTCDSRDPAHTTTNKPDFRELDLGSPVSPLRSKPAASTSSSSSGSLSGSASGRTGNRQSLHVRSETTSTATNHHSGELSVESSPTFSARGSRTGGCPSSATSPAGNVLPTANILKTGMMTNRSSKPEVLSLGTGNYGHGSIMRGGSGSKAAVHGGEKNSPDKNSNSRRLIVDPEELKKLGNEKYKKGNYIEALNYYDRAIVISPGNATYHCNRSAVLICLNRLNDAVKECDEAIKLDSGYVRAHHRLGSLLISLGLVENARKHLCFPGSQPDPNELRKLQAVEKHLNKCADLRRIRDWSAVLREADAAITSGADMCSQLFACKSEALLKLRQLDDADMNLLNAPKFEAICSLSLSQTKFFGMLSEAYLLFVRAQIDMTLGRFENAVTMIEKSAQIDPRNVEVAILLQNVRSVCRARTRGNDLFKSERLTEACSAYGEGLRLDPSNSVLYCNRAACWFKLGQFERSLEDCNQALLIHPNYTKALLRRAATFSKLDRWVESVKDYEILRRELPNNNEIAESLFHVQVALKKSRGEDVINMKFGGEVEQLPNLELFKAAVASSGASVVIYKISSDVQCKQIAPLFETLCTRYPSINFLKVDLEESPEIASAENVRVVPTIKIYKNGTRVKEMVCPSPEVLESTLMHYSF, from the exons ATGTCTGATTCCGGTACCACTAGTAATAAACCCATTTCCAATTTAgggtttgataataataataatgccacTACTACACTTTCCGATCGTTTCCGTAAATCACTCACGTGCGATTCACGTGATCCCGCACACACTACTACTAATAAACCGGATTTCCGTGAACTCGATTTAGGTTCTCCGGTTTCTCCTTTACGTTCTAAACCGGCTGCCAGTACCAGCTCCAGCTCTTCCGGTTCACTCTCCGGTTCAGCTTCCGGTCGAACCGGAAACAGACAGAGTTTACATGTACGGTCAGAAACAACCTCCACCGCCACCAACCACCACTCCGGCGAGTTGTCGGTCGAAAGCTCACCGACATTTTCCGCTCGAGGTTCTCGAACCGGTGGATGTCCTAGCTCAGCTACATCTCCGGCCGGGAATGTTCTTCCGACGGCAAATATTTTGAAAACCGGTATGATGACGAACCGGAGCTCTAAACCGGAAGTGTTAAGTTTAGGAACCGGAAATTACGGTCACGGTAGTATAATGCGCGGTGGTTCCGGCAGCAAGGCCGCCGTACACGGCGGTGAAAAGAACAGTCCAGATAAAAATTCAAATTCAAGAAGATTGATTGTAGATCCAGAAGAATtaaagaaattaggaaatgaaaaatataaaaagggTAATTATATAGAAGCTTTAAATTATTATGATAGGGCAATTGTAATATCACCAGGTAATGCTACATATCATTGTAACCGTTCTGCTGTGTTGATATGTTTGAACCGGTTAAACGACGCCGTTAAGGAGTGTGATGAAGCTATTAAGTTGGATTCTGGGTATGTAAGAGCTCATCATCGCCTAGGCTCTCTTCTTATTAG TTTAGGACTGGTTGAAAATGCCAGGAAGCACCTTTGTTTCCCAGGGTCTCAACCTGACCCAAACGAGTTGAGAAAGCTGCAAGCCGTAGAGAAGCACTTAAACAAGTGCGCTGATTTAAGGAGGATCCGGGATTGGAGTGCGGTTTTGAGAGAAGCCGATGCTGCCATCACTTCAGGAGCGGACATGTGTTCACAG CTTTTTGCATGTAAATCCGAAGCGCTTTTGAAACTACGACAACTAGATGATGCTGATATGAACTTATTGAATGCACCCAAATTTGAAGCAATTTGTAGTCTTTCGCTTTCCCAAACGAAGTTTTTTGGAATGCTTTCCGAGGCATACCTTTTGTTTGTTCGTGCTCAGATTGACATGACATTAGGAAG ATTTGAGAATGCAGTCACTATGATCGAGAAATCAGCACAAATAGATCCTAGAAACGTCGAGGTTGCGATATTGCTTCAAAATGTTAGGTCCGTTTGTAGAGCTCGGACTCGTGGGAATGATCTGTTTAAGTCAGAAAGGCTCACTGAAGCTTGTTCAGCTTATGGGGAAGGGCTTAGGCTTGACCCGTCAAACTCGGTCCTCTATTGTAATCGAGCCGCTTGTTGGTTTAAGCTCGGCCAGTTTGAAAGATCTCTTGAAGATTGCAATCAAGCACTTCTTATTCACCCAAATTACACAAAAGCACTTCTTCGCAGAGCTGCCACATTCAGCAAG CTCGATAGGTGGGTTGAATCTGTGAAAGATTACGAGATTTTGAGGAGAGAACTTCCGAACAACAACGAGATTGCTGAGTCGTTGTTTCATGTGCAAGTTGCGTTGAAAAAATCTCGTGGCGAAGATGTAATTAATATGAAGTTTGGTGGCGAAGTTGAACAGTTACCCAATCTCGAGCTGTTCAAAGCTGCAGTTGCTTCCTCTG GTGCTTCTGTTGTTATTTATAAAATTTCATCTGATGTTCAATGCAAACAGATAGCTCCGTTATTTGAGACGCTTTGCACCCGATATCCATCTATTAATTTTCTCAAG GTTGATTTAGAAGAAAGCCCAGAAATTGCGAGTGCTGAGAACGTTAGGGTTGTACCCACCATCAAGATTTACAAAAACGGCACTCGTGTAAAGGAAATGGTTTGCCCGAGCCCAGAAGTGTTGGAGTCAACGTTGATGCATTACAGTTTCTAA